The Blastocatellia bacterium genome contains the following window.
CCCCCGCCAATCATCTTGAACGAACCAGGCGACCTCACTGTTGTGAGGAAAAGTGAGCGGTCCGGTCGTTCCTTCGCCAGCGAACGCCTGCACATACCGATCGGGCCGACCGGAAGCAAACTGAGCGAGACTGCTGAAGAAATACTGGCCTCCAAATTGTCCGGGGAAGAAGTTCTTGATCCGATCAATGTTGATGTCAACGCCCATCTTCAGCCCGTGACGACCGGTCAGGTAGGAGACGTTGTTGACCAGTTGATAGCGGCGAATGGTCGTCTCCCGGGGGCTGAAGAAATTGCGGCCGATGGTGAGAACGACGCGCCCGCGCTCCCGAATCTCGGCCTCCGGTTTATCGCTGTTGGCCTCGCCCGGTTCCTTATCGCGAGCGAACTGGAAGCGGACCTCGTTGAGCAGCTTGCTCGTGAGAGTGGACGCGAGCGTGAGCGTGAGCGTATCGGTCGTCACCAGGCTGTCGCCGGTGTGTTCGAGGGCGCTCGTCTGACCGGGATTTTCCAGATTGCCGCCGGTGAAATTCTGCCGGTTGTAGCGACCGCTGAAGCGATGACCGGGACTGATCTGCCAATCGCTCTTGATCATGTAGACATCCTGATCGAAGGTGCGCAGATAACTCTGAGCCAGCGGCAACAACGATTGGAACGCCCGTTGCGAATCGGCATCGGCCGGAGGCACGAAGCCGGGACCGCCGGGAATCACGACGTTGGGCAGTTTCTGCCGTTGGCCGTCATAGTCGAAGAAGAAAAACGCCCTGTCCTTGACGATGGGCCCTCCGACGTTGCCCCCGAACTGAGTGATGTGAAACGGGGGCTTGGGCAATCCCCGGGCATTGCTGAAAAAGTCGTTGGCATTGAGCGAGCGATCCCGATAGAAAAAGAAGCCCGTCCCGTGAAAGTCATTGGTGCCCGATTTGGTGACGACGTTAATGAGGGCTCCTCCGGCGCGGCCGAACTCGGCCGAGTAGCTGTTGGTGTTGACCTGGAATTCTTTGACAGCATCCTGGCTGAACTGATAGGGGGCGCGACCCGAGCCGGTGCGACCGAGGGTTTGGCCGAAGAACGTGTTGTTGTTGTCGGTGCCGTCAATTTGCAGGCTGTTCATCGGCCCCCGCAATCCGCCGAAGCTGATGTCGCCTCCCCGGTGATCGCGCGTCACACCCGGCGTCAGCAGGACGAAATCAATGAAGTTGCGCCCGTTGACCGGCAAATTGGCGACCGCCAGATCATTGACGGTTGCCGCCACATGCGTGCGCGTCAGCTCAACGGTCGGAGTTTCCGCCGTCACGGTCACGGTTTCGGCCACGGCAGCCGGCTGAAGCGAGAGATCGAGCGTGAGGATCTGACCGACCGTGAGCGTCAAGCCACTGCGCTTGAGCGTGGCGAATCCCGCAGCCTGCACCGTCAGCTCATACTCGCCCACCGGCAAGAGGGGCAGGTAGTAGTACCCGCTTTCATTGGTCGTCGTCGTGCGCTCCCATCCCGTGCGCGCGTTTTTGACGGTGACGGTAGCATTGGGAATAACGGCTCCCGTCGGATCCGTGATTGTTCCTTTGAGCGTAGCATCGGCTGCTTGCCCCGAAACGGTCCCCACTCCTCCGCTCAGGGCCAACACCAGGAGTCCACTTACAATACCGATAATCAAGGTGCGACACTGATCCATACACGGTTCCTCCTTTGAGACAGATTCTCCGGAAAAGGCCACCTACCTTGTAACTCACTGAGCGTGAACCTTCGCGATTCCGTGGGGAGACCGTCAGAAATCCGACTCCGGTCGTGAACGCACAAGTGGAGACCGTCTGGCAAACATCCACTCGTGACCGATTCCTTCCGGTTCTCCCCGATAACAGTGTTGCTTGCTGAGTTCCTCGCCCGACGCACGGAGCTATTCTATAGAAGCCCATCGCCCTGTCAAGCACCCTGAAAAAAGGGCGAGGCGCTACCTGTGGCGCAGGCTCTCCAGCTTGCGCAATTTTTTCTCGCCGACTAGAACGTCCGTGCTACATCGGCAGACAGGACAGTCGGCGCTACGTTTTCCAGAGTGAGCGGGGGAGCAACCGATGCAGCAAGTAAAGCAATGCGCCGACACCGAGTCCGAGGGCTCCGGCCCGGGCCTGCGAGGGAGTTATTCCCGTCAGTAGCCACAGAGAAATTGCCGTCGCCAGAAGGGGTATTGTGATACCGCCGGGAAGCCGGAAGGACTGGGGCTCCGGCAGCCGTTTTCGCAGACGCGGCACGGCCAGACAGGTCGAAACGCTGAACAGCAGGCGAGCCATCGCGCTCATCGCCGCCAGTTCCGCGAAACTGCCATACAGACTGATCCCCCACACGAGCAGAGCAAACGTGATCACGGCCAGATGGGGCGTGCGAAATCGAGGATGAATTCGCGCCAGAAACGCGGGCAGTTGTCCTCCTTCGCTCAGAGCGTAAAGGATGCGGGGCCCGACGAGCAACAGGGCGCTGTTGCTCCCTCCGGTTGAGAGAATCGCACCCACTGTGATGAGACCCGCCCCCCAGGGGCCGAGGAAATTCCGTCCGGCGGAAGCCAGCGGTGTCGGATCATGAGCCAGCCCCGCGTGGGTGCCAAGCGCCACGGCCTGGATCAGGAGATACAACACAACCGTCACGCCGATAGCGCTCAGGAGCGCCGCCGGGACATGACGGCGCGGCTGGATCACTTCTGCGCTGGGAACCGAGGCATTTTCAAAACCGCCAAAAGCAAATATGAGGACGAGACTCGCCTGGCGCAACTTCTCCATATCGGGAAGCGCGACCAGGAGGTAGCGCGAATGGTCCGCCGCGACGAGCCCCACCGAGACGAAGAGAACAAGCGGCACCAGCTTGGCAATCGTGAGGATGTTGACCGTCCACGCTCCATAGCGGATCCCGCGAACGTTGAGCCAGGCCAGCCCCCCGAGCAGCGCGGTGATCACCATCAGGCGACCCGCCCCGGTCATCAGCGCGGGCCAGAAATATCCCAGATAAGACGCGAAGGCATGACTGATCGCACCTGCTGCCGCCAATCGCGTGAGAAAGAACATCCAGCCCACTTCAAAGCCGATGAACCGACCGAAGGCTTCGCGGGCATAGAGGTACGGACCTCCGGTGCGGTCGAAGAGGCTTCCGGCTTCGGCAAAGCACAGAACAATCAGAGTGGTCGCCAAAGCGGCGATGAGATAGGCCAGCATGCTCGCCGGACCAAGCAAGGCCGCCACCGTCGCCGGCAGAACGAAGATCCCCGATCCGATCACGCCGTTGAGCGAGATCGCCGTCAGGCCCGCCAGCCCGACCGCCCGCACGAGATGGCCGTTTGTGTGAGTCATGTCAGAACCATCTCCCCCGGAAGAGGACTCGACGGCGACAGGCGCTTTATGTCGCCGCTGCTGAAAGGGGCGGACGGATGCGCTCCCACAACCGGACGATGAGCGACTCTCCTGACAGGGGACTCGATAAGGCGAGGAGATGGAGCCCTCATGCCATTTCACACGTTGTTGAGAATCGAGAGCGCCGTCCCGCTGAAAATGCGCTGTTTCTCCTGTTCGGGGATGAGCAGCTCTTCGATCGAGGAGACCGCTCGATCAATCGAGCCGAGCAGATGAGGGTAATCGCTCCCCATGAGCAGATGGTCCGAACCCACGAGATCCCGCGCCAGGCGCAAGGCATGAGGACTGAAGCTGACGGTGTCGTAGTAGAGCCTCTTCAAGTAGGTGCTGGGCAATTGCTCGATCCTGGCCCGGCATTCGACAAAATCACGGAATCCGTTGTCGAGCCGTTCCATCAGATAGGGAATCGCCCCTCCCAGATGGGCGATGATCCAGCGAATATTGGGAAACTGAGCGAAGACTCCATCGAAGCAGAGACGAGCGACGGCCAGCGTGGTATCAAAGGGAAATCCCACGAGCGGCCCCAGCACGTACTCGCGAAACGGGTCGGCCCAGGCCGGAAGCATCGGGTGCAAGAAGATGCAGAGTCCCCGGCGATTGGCTTCCTCAAAGAAGGGGCGGTAAAGCGGCGCCGTCAGCGCTCGCCCTCGAATGTTACTGAGCAAGATGACGCCATTGAGCTTCAGCTCATCCAGAGCGCGCTCCAGTTCCCGCAGCGCCTCATCCGGACAATCCATCGGGATGGAAGCGAATCCTTTGAAGCGGCTCGGATAGGTGGCGATGAGTTCCGCATAGGCGTCATTGATGCGCCGGGCGACCTCCGGCTGCCATCGCTCATCGGCGAAAAAAATGTTCGGCGTCGAAAGCGAGATCACCTCCACCGTGATCCCCACGCGATCCATATCCTCCAGCCGCTTGAGGGGATCGCTCATAGGCGGCGTCAGACCGAAAAATCGCGCGCCCTGATAGGTGATGATCGTCCGCCCGGTCGGATCCTGCCCGAAGGAAAAATCCGATGGGATTTCCCGCAGCAGGCGAAAATAAATCTCCGGATAGTAATGCGTGTGAATGTCTATCTTCATGCGCTCGCCTCCTCGCCTGGATGATCGGCCGCCATGCTATCACAGGCCGCGCTCTCCTGACCAGGGCCTCTGGGAAATGGCCCATTGGCCCGCACAAAAGAGGTCCTCGGGCATCGTCCGGTGAGGTTCTAGCGGATGGTCCATCCCGCTTCCATCCACGGGTGGGTTTCCTTTCGGAGGGCGGTGAAAGACTCGGCCTTTTGGGGTCGGCTGTTGAGCCGGCGTCGTCAGAGGGCCGGGCGATGGTTAGAGACGGTTCCCTTGTCACCGGGTGATCCGCCATGTTACTGTAATGCGCCGATGAGGCTGAGAACGAACGTCAGCCGACGAGTGGAGCGCGGTCCCGACAAGCGTGGGAGGCTTTTTTCCTCGGCCAGAATTGTGCTGATCTGTCCGCTCGGTGTGAATCCCTCCGGCACTCACAGGCGACGGTTCTCCAGAGGTGCCCCGGATGGCCGACTGTATCAGAAGCGGGCCACGCGCCCAACTGTTTGAGAATGTGAGGAGGCGAAGATGAAGAAACGACTCGTTGGGTGTTTGCTGTTGGTTCTCTGTTACGCCCCCTGGATGAGGGCGCAGAATGTGCCGGTCCAGGAGTATGTGCTGGATAACGGACTGCGGTTGCTCATGGTTCCGCGCAAGGGAGACCCCAACATCGCCGCCGGCTGGATCGCCCGTGTGGGATCGGTCAATGAACGCCCCGGCATTACCGGGATCTCGCATCTGTTCGAGCACATGATGTTCAAGGGGACCCGGACCATCGGCACCAAAAATATCGAGGAAAATTTGCGCATCCTCCGGGAGATGGATGAGGTCAAGGCCGAACTGCGTCGGGAAGAACGGGCTTTGCTTGAGAAATATCGTCTGGGAGAGATTCCCGATCCGAAGGATCCGCGCTACCGTTCACCACGCCATCAGGAGCTGCTCAAACGCTTTGAAGAACTAACCAGGCGGGAAAAAGAGACGATGATTAAAGATGAATTCGACCGCATCTACACGACGGCCGGCGCATCGGGAATGAATGCGGGAACGACGCACGATTACACCATCTATTTCATCAACGTGCCGGCGAACAAATTGGAACTGTGGTTCTGGATGGAATCGGATCGGCTGCTCAATCCCGTCTTCCGCGAGTTCTATGCCGAACGCGATGTCGTTCACGAGGAGCGCCGGCTGCGTACCGATAGCACGCCGACGGGGAGGTTTGAAGAGTTATTCGACGCCATGTTCTGGCAATCCTCCCCCTACGGGTGGCCGGTCGTGGGCTGGCCGAGCGACCTGGAAGGAATCACCCGCGAGGAGGCTCTCGATTATTTCGCCGTAAACTATGCGCCGAACAATATCACGGCCTGTCTGGTCGGCGACTTCGATCCCGCCCAGGCGATTGCTCTGGCCAGGAAATATTTCGGTCGCCTGCCGCGCGGTCCCCGTGAGCCCGAACCGGTGCGAACCACCGAGATGAAGCAGCTTGCGGAAAAACGCATGATCGCTTACGCCGAGACTAATCCCCAGGTGGTGATTCGCTACCATACGGTGCCCGACGGACATAAGGATGGCTATGCGCTTGATGTCCTGGCTGAAATTCTCTCCGGTCGCACGGGCCGGCTCTACAAATCGCTCGTGCTGCAACAAGGGCTGGCGACATCGGCACTGGCTTTCCACAACCAGCTCAAGTATGAGGGATACTTCGAGATTCGTGGCACCGCTAAACCCGGTCATATGCCGGAAGAGGTCGAGCAGGCCATCTATAAGGAGATCGAGAAGCTCCAGAAGGAACTCGTCAGCGAACGCGAATTGCAGAAGGTGAAGAATCAGGTGACGGCCACCACTTTTCGCCGGCTCCAGAGCAACTTCGCCCTGATGATCCAGTTACTCGTGGCCGACGCCTACCGGGGCTGGCAGACGATCAACACCGATCCGCCGAAGCTTCTGGCCGTCACCGCTGAGGATATTCGGCGGGTGGCCACGACCTACTTCACGCCGGAGAATCGAACCGTAGGGATCTACTACACCAAGAAGACGACCGGGGTGGAAGAAGATCCCTTGCTCGCCGGATTGAACGATCAAGAGAAGGCTCAGGTGCGCCAGATGCGCGGACTGATCGGCCAGTTGAAAGCGGAGCAGATCCGGGCCATGCTGCAACAGGTCGAGCAGCAGGCTGCCTCTCTTCCGGTTGAACGACAGAACGTGATGAAAGTGATCAAGAAACTTCTGGAAGATCGGCTGAAACAACTTGAAGGAGGGAAGCCATGAATCCGAAAGCACGGCAAACGATCACTCGCGTGATCCCTCTCATCCTCGCGGGATTGAGTGTCGCCTGGCCCGTTCCGGCTCAAGGGCCGAGCGTGACCGGGCAAACCCCCAGGGACATTCCCGCACATCCTCGGGAACTGAAGTTCCCGCCGCTGGTCTTCCATCCACCGAAGCGGGAGCAGTATCGGCATGTGCTGTCCACAGGGACGGTGGCCTATCTCGTCGAGGATCACGATCTGCCGCTCATTACCGTCTCCGTGCTCGTGCGCGTCGGAGAGTATCTCGATCCCCCGGGAAAAGAGGGACTGGCGTCGCTGACCGGCAGTCAGATGCGGGCCGGAGGAGCCGGAAATCGAACCGCCGATGAGTTCGATGAAGCGGTTGATTTCCTTGCCGCTCAGATTTCCAGTTTCATCACTTCGACGCAGGGAACAGCAGTTCTCAATTGCCTGGCCAAGGACCTTGACGAAGCTCTCGGCCTGTTCTTCGACATGCTCAGAAACCCCCGCTTTCAAGAGGACCGGCTGGCGCTGGCCAAGAGCCAAATCCTGCAACAGATGGAACGACGGAATGACAGCACGGCGACCATCGAGAGTCGGGAATGGAACCGGTTAATCTACGGCCCCGATCATTTCACCAACCGATATTCGACCAAAGCCTCCATCGAGGCCATCACCCGCGACGACCTCGTTCAATTTCACCGGCGATATTATCATCCGGGGGCTTTCATCTTCGCCGTCTCGGGCGACTTCAAGACGGCGGAGATGATCGCCAAGCTCGAAGCTGGATTGCGGGGCTGGGAGGTCGTTCGAGACCCTGTGCCCGACGTTCCTCGTCCCACACGGACGCCCACGCCGGGACTCTATGCCGTTCACAAACCCGATGTGAATCAGGGGCGCGTCTCCATCGGTCATCTGGGAGCGATGCGAGATATTCCCGATTACTATGCCCTCACTATCATGAACGACATCCTTGGCGGCGGCGGATTCACGTCGCGGATCATGTCGCGGGTGCGCTCGGATGAAGGATTGGCCTACAGCGCCGGATCGAATTTCGGTTTCGGCGTCTACTACCCCGGCACGTTCCGCTGCTTCTTCCAGTCCAAGAGCGCGACGGTCGCTCAGGCCATCGAGATCGTTCTCGAAGAGATCAATCGCATCCGCACGACGCTCGTCTCACCTGAGGAGCTGGAGACGGCGAAGAATTATGCCATCGAGACATTCCCCCGATTTTTCTCCACGGCGACTCAAATTGCCGTAACCTTCGCTCAGGATGAGTTCACGCGACGGCCCGCCGACTTCTGGCAAACGTACCGTGATCGTATTCGCGCTGTGACGGCCGAGGATGTTCGGCGCGTCGCCGAGAAATATCTCCACCCGGATCAACTGGTGATTCTGGTGGTGGGGAACCTCGATGACATCCTCAAAGGCAATCCTGATCGGCCGCAGTACTCGCTCACGAAGCTGGCTCCCGGGGGACAAATTCAGCGGATTCCTCTGCCCGATCCCCTGACGATGGTCTATCCCAAAGCGCCGTGAGCGATGGGGACCTCGCCGTCTGTGAGGACACGCCTTCCTCTCGCCGCCGCCCGCCCGTAGGGGGGCGCGCGGACGGGCCGGCGCGAAAAGCCTGCGCCATATCGGGTGCCCGATGGCCGGGCATTAGGAAAAAATAATCATTCTCGTGGTGATTTCCGTCCTGACCCGGGTGTATAATTGAGCCGGAATGCATGACCGAAGGAGAAAGGACATGAAGAGGAAGCGAGGCACCGCCACCATCACCCGGTTTCTCATCCTGCTTTTTATCCTGGGACCCTTCGTGGTCTGGGGCCAGCAGTCGAAGACGACTCCGGCCAAGCGTCCGCTCGACACAAAAGAAAATCCTCTTCTCATCGGCAAGCGCGACATCAACAAACACCAATGGAATTTCTACAGCATCGAACGGGAGATCGCCCTCGGTCGTCAACTGGCGGCGGAGATTGATCAGCAGATGCGCATCCTCGATGATCCCATCATCAGCGAATATGTCAACCGGGTGGGCCAGAACATCGTACTTCATTCAGACGCCAAAGTCCCCTTCACCATCAAGGTCATCGTCTCGGACGAGGTGAACGCTTTCGCTCTTCCCGGCGGATTTTTCTACGTCAATACGGGACTACTGGCGGCAGCGGAGAATGAATCGGAGCTGGCCGGAGTGATGGCGCACGAGATCGCCCATGTGGCGGCGCGTCATGCCCTGGAAAACTTCACCAAGGGTCAATTGCTGCAGTTTCTGCAAATCCCCCTACTCATTTTCACCGGAGGAGGGTATTACGGCCTGGGACAGCTCATCATGATGGGAGCTGACCTGGGAATTATGAGCGCCTTCTTCAAATTCAGCCGAAATGCTGAGAAAGAAGCCGACATTCTCGGAGCCCAGTACGCCTGGGCCTCGGGTTACGATCCCAACGGACTCATTACGTTCTTCGAGAAGATCAATGCGATGCACAAACGCCGCCCGAGCGGGATCTCGAAACTTTTCATGACGCATCCGGCGACGCCCGATCGCATCGAAGTGGTGAAGGATTTGATCTCTCGCTTTCCTGACCGTGAGGAGTACATCGTCAGCACATCGGACTTCGCCAGAGTGAAGGATCGGCTGATGCGGCTACAGGGCTTGAGCCGCCGGCTCGATCAGCCCGGACAAGCTCCGGGAGAGCAGCGCCGACCGACGCTGAAACGACGTCCCGAGGGTCAGGATCAAACGACCACCGACACTTCAACCGGCAAGGAGCAGGGAACGGAACAATCCGAGCAGCAAAAAGAGAAACCCACCCTTAAGAGGCGAAATCCCTAACCCCCCGCGAGGACCTCGGACATGATCCTCTCGGTCCGAGGCTCCTCGCCCCCTCCTCCGACCAACCGGGTCCTTCGGCGAGATTTACCACAGGTGCATGCGAATAAAGGTCTTTCCATCGTCGGTGCGTCTATCATCAGAGCGATGGCTTCGCTCCCCGAGTACTTCGAGGGTGCCGAATTCCTCGCCGCGAGAGAAAAAACCACGCTCACTCGAAGGCCCGCGCGATGGCGAGGAGAGGGATCGCTCCGTCCGCCGCGGCCCACCTACGAGACGGCTGCCGCAATAATGATCGAGATGCCAATGATGATCCCGGCAACGACGATCCCAACGGCGATGTTCTTATCCTCAACCAGTTCTTTTCCCAGCGAAAACGGCGTGATGAGGTCGAAAACGAGATAACCAAGGACCGACAGCGCAATGCCCAGGACCCCATAGGTGGCTGTCGAAAGAAGGTCCCAGATGTTCAGCTTTTCCGAGAGGCGTACTGCCTGCATCGCCAGGATCGGTCGAGTCATCATGCTGACGGTCAGCAGCAACAGCAAAAAGTGGTGAGACACCCTCTGGGGAGACCTTTGTCGCATGGGTTTCGGCTCCTGTTTTATCGGTGTTGTGGCGGCAGCACAGTCTCACCGGTTATGGCCCGGCAAGAGAGGCTGATTCCCCCTAACGAGACGCCGAGAATCTTGCTGTGGCTTCTCGCCCGTGTGACTCTCAACTGCCTCGGGTGATACTGATCTCCTCCTCCTTCTCTCGCGTAAAGAACCAGATCAGGATACAGATCAGGCCAACTGCTGCGTAGGTGATCCACCACCAGGGACTCACGCTCATCGGCTTTTCCCGCCATTGCAGGAACTCAACGACTGTGAGGATAAAGCAGACCACTGCCACCACCCAAAGGACCGTGCGCAAGATAGCCCTTTTCTGCATAGGCGTCCTCCCTCCGTCATTGACAAGGCCCCTTCCAGCGATGCCCGGAAAAAGACCACCACTCAGAGACAGCACATCGCCGTCATGAGCCGGGTTTTTACGTTCGCGCTGGCAGCTATACTTTATTCCTCCGGACACTAAATCGCAAGAGTCAGCGGCCCGCACCTCCAGCAGGTTTCGCCTCCTTAATGTCGTCACAAACGACGGGGAATGCGCCCACAACGGTCTCTGAATTGCCACGCGACCTGAAGACCTGATATTCTAACGCGTCACCGGCAGGGAGTATCGGGGAGACGAAGTCCGGAGCGCAATGGCGCGTGGGGTAAGGACAATCGAAGCTTTCGCAGGCTGGCAGGAGCGACTGCTCCGCTCCTGGAGCGAATCGCCGATCGGCATGGCGAGCGATGAAAGAACCGATAAAGGCTGTCCGCGGGAAGCCCGATCACTATTTTCGATCACAGCAGGGGCACCTTATGAGGGATGAGACGATTCGAGTGCTGCGCGACCTCATTGCCATTGATTCGGTCAATCCCTCGCTTGTCCCCGGTGGCGCGGGAGAGAAGCAGATGGCCGAGGCGGTGGCATCAGAGCTGCGGGCAATCGGTGTGGATGTTGAGGTCACCGAGGTTCAACCGGGTCGGCCAAATGTCGTGGGCGTCGTCGAGGGACGAAGGCCCGGTCGTTCGCTCATTCTCTGCGGGCATCTGGATACGGTGGGTGTAGCTGGCATGGATGCCCCCTTTGATCCTGTCGAACGCGACGGGCGGATCTATGGACGAGGGAGTCAGGATATGAAAGGAGGACTGGCCGCCATGATCGGAGCCGTGCGAACGGTCGTGCGTCAGGGTGCAGTGGCGGCCGGGCGCGTCATCTTCGCCGGCGTGATTGATGAAGAGTACGCCAGCCTCGGAGCCGAGGCCCTGGTCAGCGCCTGGCGGGCCGATGCCGCCGTCGTGGGCGAGCCAACCGATCTCATCATCGGAGTGGCGCACAAGGGATTTTCCTGGGTTGAAATCACGACCGAAGGAAAAGCCGCTCACGGCAGTCGGCCCGACGAAGGGCGCGATGCCATTGTGCGCATGGGGCGCGTCCTCTCCCGCCTGGAGGCGCTCGACCGGCAATTCCTCTCGCGTCCACCTCACCCCCTGCTCGGACGCGCGTCGCTGCACGCCTCGCTCATCACCGGAGGACGTGAGCTGAGCACCTATCCCGACCGTTGCACCCTCCACATGGAACGCCGCACGCTCAGCGGTGAACCGGCGGATATCGCCCTCCGGGAAGTCGAGGAAATTCTCTCCGCGCTGGCTGAGGAAGACTCCGAGTTCGTCGCGACGGCGCGCCTTCTCTTCGCCCGACCGGCGTATGAGATTTCGCCGGACGATCCTCTGCCGCACATGCTTGAAGCAGCTCTTCGGCGCGTCGGGCATGAGCCACATCGGGGAGGGATGACGTTTTGGACCGACGCGGCGATCCTCGGTCAGGCGGGAATTCCTTCGGTCGTCTTCGGCCCCGGCGGCGCGGGATTGCACGGACTTTCCGAGTACGTGCGCGTGGACGATGTGCTCGTCTGTCAGGCGGCGCTGGTGGAAGTGATCCGGATGTTTTGCTCGGAGGAGACCTGAAATCATCCCCTGGAGGAGAAGATCAGCTATGCGTCCGGAGCA
Protein-coding sequences here:
- a CDS encoding carboxypeptidase-like regulatory domain-containing protein, which produces MDQCRTLIIGIVSGLLVLALSGGVGTVSGQAADATLKGTITDPTGAVIPNATVTVKNARTGWERTTTTNESGYYYLPLLPVGEYELTVQAAGFATLKRSGLTLTVGQILTLDLSLQPAAVAETVTVTAETPTVELTRTHVAATVNDLAVANLPVNGRNFIDFVLLTPGVTRDHRGGDISFGGLRGPMNSLQIDGTDNNNTFFGQTLGRTGSGRAPYQFSQDAVKEFQVNTNSYSAEFGRAGGALINVVTKSGTNDFHGTGFFFYRDRSLNANDFFSNARGLPKPPFHITQFGGNVGGPIVKDRAFFFFDYDGQRQKLPNVVIPGGPGFVPPADADSQRAFQSLLPLAQSYLRTFDQDVYMIKSDWQISPGHRFSGRYNRQNFTGGNLENPGQTSALEHTGDSLVTTDTLTLTLASTLTSKLLNEVRFQFARDKEPGEANSDKPEAEIRERGRVVLTIGRNFFSPRETTIRRYQLVNNVSYLTGRHGLKMGVDINIDRIKNFFPGQFGGQYFFSSLAQFASGRPDRYVQAFAGEGTTGPLTFPHNSEVAWFVQDDWRG
- a CDS encoding amino acid permease, which codes for MTHTNGHLVRAVGLAGLTAISLNGVIGSGIFVLPATVAALLGPASMLAYLIAALATTLIVLCFAEAGSLFDRTGGPYLYAREAFGRFIGFEVGWMFFLTRLAAAGAISHAFASYLGYFWPALMTGAGRLMVITALLGGLAWLNVRGIRYGAWTVNILTIAKLVPLVLFVSVGLVAADHSRYLLVALPDMEKLRQASLVLIFAFGGFENASVPSAEVIQPRRHVPAALLSAIGVTVVLYLLIQAVALGTHAGLAHDPTPLASAGRNFLGPWGAGLITVGAILSTGGSNSALLLVGPRILYALSEGGQLPAFLARIHPRFRTPHLAVITFALLVWGISLYGSFAELAAMSAMARLLFSVSTCLAVPRLRKRLPEPQSFRLPGGITIPLLATAISLWLLTGITPSQARAGALGLGVGALLYLLHRLLPRSLWKT
- a CDS encoding amidohydrolase family protein, whose protein sequence is MKIDIHTHYYPEIYFRLLREIPSDFSFGQDPTGRTIITYQGARFFGLTPPMSDPLKRLEDMDRVGITVEVISLSTPNIFFADERWQPEVARRINDAYAELIATYPSRFKGFASIPMDCPDEALRELERALDELKLNGVILLSNIRGRALTAPLYRPFFEEANRRGLCIFLHPMLPAWADPFREYVLGPLVGFPFDTTLAVARLCFDGVFAQFPNIRWIIAHLGGAIPYLMERLDNGFRDFVECRARIEQLPSTYLKRLYYDTVSFSPHALRLARDLVGSDHLLMGSDYPHLLGSIDRAVSSIEELLIPEQEKQRIFSGTALSILNNV
- a CDS encoding pitrilysin family protein codes for the protein MKKRLVGCLLLVLCYAPWMRAQNVPVQEYVLDNGLRLLMVPRKGDPNIAAGWIARVGSVNERPGITGISHLFEHMMFKGTRTIGTKNIEENLRILREMDEVKAELRREERALLEKYRLGEIPDPKDPRYRSPRHQELLKRFEELTRREKETMIKDEFDRIYTTAGASGMNAGTTHDYTIYFINVPANKLELWFWMESDRLLNPVFREFYAERDVVHEERRLRTDSTPTGRFEELFDAMFWQSSPYGWPVVGWPSDLEGITREEALDYFAVNYAPNNITACLVGDFDPAQAIALARKYFGRLPRGPREPEPVRTTEMKQLAEKRMIAYAETNPQVVIRYHTVPDGHKDGYALDVLAEILSGRTGRLYKSLVLQQGLATSALAFHNQLKYEGYFEIRGTAKPGHMPEEVEQAIYKEIEKLQKELVSERELQKVKNQVTATTFRRLQSNFALMIQLLVADAYRGWQTINTDPPKLLAVTAEDIRRVATTYFTPENRTVGIYYTKKTTGVEEDPLLAGLNDQEKAQVRQMRGLIGQLKAEQIRAMLQQVEQQAASLPVERQNVMKVIKKLLEDRLKQLEGGKP
- a CDS encoding pitrilysin family protein: MNPKARQTITRVIPLILAGLSVAWPVPAQGPSVTGQTPRDIPAHPRELKFPPLVFHPPKREQYRHVLSTGTVAYLVEDHDLPLITVSVLVRVGEYLDPPGKEGLASLTGSQMRAGGAGNRTADEFDEAVDFLAAQISSFITSTQGTAVLNCLAKDLDEALGLFFDMLRNPRFQEDRLALAKSQILQQMERRNDSTATIESREWNRLIYGPDHFTNRYSTKASIEAITRDDLVQFHRRYYHPGAFIFAVSGDFKTAEMIAKLEAGLRGWEVVRDPVPDVPRPTRTPTPGLYAVHKPDVNQGRVSIGHLGAMRDIPDYYALTIMNDILGGGGFTSRIMSRVRSDEGLAYSAGSNFGFGVYYPGTFRCFFQSKSATVAQAIEIVLEEINRIRTTLVSPEELETAKNYAIETFPRFFSTATQIAVTFAQDEFTRRPADFWQTYRDRIRAVTAEDVRRVAEKYLHPDQLVILVVGNLDDILKGNPDRPQYSLTKLAPGGQIQRIPLPDPLTMVYPKAP
- a CDS encoding M48 family metallopeptidase; its protein translation is MKRKRGTATITRFLILLFILGPFVVWGQQSKTTPAKRPLDTKENPLLIGKRDINKHQWNFYSIEREIALGRQLAAEIDQQMRILDDPIISEYVNRVGQNIVLHSDAKVPFTIKVIVSDEVNAFALPGGFFYVNTGLLAAAENESELAGVMAHEIAHVAARHALENFTKGQLLQFLQIPLLIFTGGGYYGLGQLIMMGADLGIMSAFFKFSRNAEKEADILGAQYAWASGYDPNGLITFFEKINAMHKRRPSGISKLFMTHPATPDRIEVVKDLISRFPDREEYIVSTSDFARVKDRLMRLQGLSRRLDQPGQAPGEQRRPTLKRRPEGQDQTTTDTSTGKEQGTEQSEQQKEKPTLKRRNP
- a CDS encoding DUF350 domain-containing protein yields the protein MRQRSPQRVSHHFLLLLLTVSMMTRPILAMQAVRLSEKLNIWDLLSTATYGVLGIALSVLGYLVFDLITPFSLGKELVEDKNIAVGIVVAGIIIGISIIIAAAVS
- a CDS encoding ArgE/DapE family deacylase codes for the protein MKEPIKAVRGKPDHYFRSQQGHLMRDETIRVLRDLIAIDSVNPSLVPGGAGEKQMAEAVASELRAIGVDVEVTEVQPGRPNVVGVVEGRRPGRSLILCGHLDTVGVAGMDAPFDPVERDGRIYGRGSQDMKGGLAAMIGAVRTVVRQGAVAAGRVIFAGVIDEEYASLGAEALVSAWRADAAVVGEPTDLIIGVAHKGFSWVEITTEGKAAHGSRPDEGRDAIVRMGRVLSRLEALDRQFLSRPPHPLLGRASLHASLITGGRELSTYPDRCTLHMERRTLSGEPADIALREVEEILSALAEEDSEFVATARLLFARPAYEISPDDPLPHMLEAALRRVGHEPHRGGMTFWTDAAILGQAGIPSVVFGPGGAGLHGLSEYVRVDDVLVCQAALVEVIRMFCSEET